A single window of Bordetella genomosp. 11 DNA harbors:
- a CDS encoding site-specific integrase yields the protein MLGEGASPHTVASYRAAARYLAAWHGQRLGTPLSLPVPVRAVILFITDHLQHTSGTGLAHGLPADADAALVALGVKARPGPLALSTVQHRLAVLSEAHRTRDLPNPCRSRAVQTLMARTRAAYARRGVRAAKQPALTREPLEQLLATCDDSLIGLRDRALLLFAWASGGRRRSEVIAARVDDLQPAPEGYVYILRQSKTHQDGAEHADMYKPVVGRAAQALDAWLRAAGIAGGPLFRRVRRGGVVGAEGLSGEAVRRIVKQRCRLAGLDERYAAHSLRAGFVTEAGRQGVPLAEVMAMTGHASVNSVVGYHRAGAAPTLRAARLLDESR from the coding sequence CTGCTGGGCGAAGGCGCATCGCCGCACACGGTGGCGTCCTATCGCGCCGCGGCGCGCTATCTGGCCGCCTGGCACGGGCAACGGCTGGGTACGCCGCTTTCGCTGCCGGTCCCGGTACGCGCGGTCATTCTGTTCATCACGGATCACCTGCAGCACACCAGCGGGACCGGTCTCGCGCATGGCCTGCCGGCGGACGCCGATGCGGCGCTGGTTGCCCTGGGCGTCAAGGCGCGCCCCGGCCCGCTGGCCTTGTCCACGGTACAACACCGCCTGGCGGTGCTATCCGAAGCCCATCGAACGCGGGACCTGCCCAACCCCTGCCGCAGCCGCGCCGTGCAGACGCTGATGGCGCGCACGCGCGCGGCTTACGCCAGGCGCGGCGTGCGGGCGGCGAAGCAGCCGGCCCTGACGCGAGAACCGCTGGAACAGCTGCTGGCCACCTGCGACGACTCGCTGATCGGTTTGCGCGACCGCGCGCTGCTGCTGTTTGCGTGGGCCAGCGGCGGCCGGCGGCGCTCCGAAGTGATCGCCGCGCGCGTCGACGACCTGCAGCCGGCGCCGGAAGGCTACGTCTATATCCTGCGCCAGTCCAAGACCCACCAGGACGGCGCCGAGCACGCGGATATGTACAAGCCCGTGGTCGGGCGCGCGGCGCAGGCCCTGGACGCCTGGCTGCGCGCCGCCGGCATCGCCGGCGGCCCGTTGTTCCGCCGCGTGCGCCGTGGCGGCGTGGTGGGCGCGGAAGGACTCAGCGGCGAAGCGGTGCGCCGCATCGTGAAGCAGCGCTGCCGGTTGGCCGGCCTGGACGAGCGCTATGCCGCCCACAGCCTGCGCGCGGGTTTCGTCACCGAGGCGGGACGCCAGGGCGTGCCCCTGGCCGAGGTCATGGCGATGACCGGACATGCCAGCGTGAATAGCGTGGTCGGGTATCACCGCGCCGGCGCCGCGCCGACGCTGCGCGCGGCGCGGCTGCTGGACGAGTCTCGCTGA
- a CDS encoding LacI family DNA-binding transcriptional regulator: MARSKASAHDTEQDKDPAAHAGRRKIAPYTIHDVAAIAGVASITVSRFFNTPDKVSPARRARIEAAIAQTGFVPSQVAMGLASARSKVVCAVIPSIANSVFSETVQGMSDVLRSSGYQLLLASSNYSTVEEEGAVCAFAGWRPAGMILTGPAHTDRVDAILRAAAFPVVETWDVRPNRPFHQVGFSHDQVGYDQAMHLIEQGARRIRFVRTGMPEDFRAQQRALGYSRAMARHGLAADVETPDETDPFEAGAQAMARFARAGRRTRPQAIIFANDNMAAGAILAAPECGLVLPRDCAIVGFGDFPIAKRLTPALTTVHPGRYEIGSTAARLVLKLIQREADADTLSKPQSHHVATQFLVRASSRVTGRTPKSSA; the protein is encoded by the coding sequence TTGGCTCGCAGCAAGGCATCGGCGCACGATACGGAACAGGACAAAGACCCGGCCGCGCATGCCGGCCGGCGGAAGATCGCCCCCTATACCATTCATGACGTCGCGGCGATCGCGGGCGTCGCTTCCATTACCGTCTCGCGCTTTTTCAATACGCCGGACAAAGTGTCGCCGGCCCGGCGCGCGCGCATCGAGGCCGCCATCGCGCAAACGGGATTCGTACCCAGCCAGGTCGCGATGGGCCTGGCGTCGGCGCGTTCCAAGGTCGTCTGCGCGGTGATCCCAAGCATCGCGAACTCGGTGTTTTCGGAGACCGTGCAGGGGATGTCGGACGTGCTGCGTTCGTCCGGCTACCAGCTGCTGCTGGCCAGCAGCAACTATTCGACGGTCGAGGAAGAAGGCGCGGTGTGTGCCTTCGCGGGTTGGCGGCCAGCGGGGATGATACTGACCGGCCCGGCCCATACCGACCGCGTGGATGCCATCCTGCGCGCCGCCGCCTTTCCGGTCGTGGAGACCTGGGATGTCAGGCCCAACCGGCCTTTCCACCAGGTCGGCTTTTCGCATGACCAGGTGGGGTACGACCAAGCCATGCACCTGATCGAGCAGGGCGCCCGGCGCATCCGGTTCGTCAGGACGGGCATGCCGGAGGACTTCCGCGCGCAGCAGCGCGCACTGGGATATTCGCGCGCCATGGCCCGGCACGGGCTGGCGGCCGACGTGGAAACGCCGGACGAAACCGATCCCTTCGAAGCCGGCGCACAGGCGATGGCGCGTTTCGCGCGCGCCGGCAGGCGCACCCGTCCGCAGGCCATCATCTTCGCCAATGACAACATGGCCGCCGGCGCCATCCTGGCGGCGCCGGAATGCGGCCTGGTATTGCCCAGGGACTGCGCGATCGTGGGCTTCGGCGACTTTCCCATCGCGAAACGGCTTACCCCCGCGTTGACCACCGTGCATCCGGGCCGCTACGAGATCGGCAGCACGGCGGCTCGGCTGGTTCTGAAATTGATCCAGCGCGAAGCGGACGC
- a CDS encoding GntR family transcriptional regulator, with protein sequence MSSLKGAGAAGGTKPPALQPIDRETLWDRAYAALRDALLSGRYEPGHRILLRDVAAELGISLTPVRDAVNHLVAERILRRGTGGQGGGAVVPEVDADQLRQLLIMRAELESRAAYEAAAHATPEDIATLRGLLADMKRLIDVEGHQGYLDVHRRFHFHIYALSGMDIIEDAIETLWLRCGPVLNLVLAEYVPYLKQMDYHAEAVEALARNDADGTARAIRCDILEAGRYIQALLRRGQA encoded by the coding sequence ATGTCCTCTTTGAAAGGCGCCGGCGCGGCGGGCGGTACCAAGCCGCCCGCGCTGCAGCCCATAGATCGCGAAACCCTGTGGGATCGCGCCTATGCCGCCCTGCGCGACGCCCTGTTGAGCGGCCGCTACGAACCGGGGCACCGCATCCTGCTGCGCGATGTCGCGGCGGAACTGGGCATCAGCCTGACGCCGGTGCGAGACGCGGTGAATCACCTGGTCGCCGAACGCATCCTGCGCCGGGGCACCGGCGGGCAGGGCGGCGGGGCGGTCGTGCCCGAGGTGGACGCCGACCAGTTGCGGCAACTGCTGATCATGCGGGCGGAACTGGAAAGCCGCGCCGCGTATGAAGCCGCCGCGCATGCGACGCCGGAGGACATCGCCACGCTGCGCGGCCTGCTGGCCGATATGAAGCGGCTGATCGATGTGGAGGGGCACCAGGGCTACCTGGATGTCCATCGCCGGTTCCACTTTCACATCTACGCGTTGAGCGGCATGGACATCATCGAGGATGCCATCGAAACGCTGTGGCTGCGGTGCGGGCCGGTCCTGAACCTGGTGCTGGCGGAGTACGTGCCTTACCTGAAGCAGATGGACTATCACGCCGAAGCCGTGGAGGCCCTGGCGCGCAACGACGCCGACGGCACGGCGCGCGCCATCCGTTGCGACATCCTGGAAGCCGGCCGTTATATCCAGGCGCTGCTGCGGCGCGGACAGGCCTGA
- a CDS encoding MFS transporter — MPRSNTHAPLLWIVAAGFFMQTLDTTIVNTALPAIARDLGVPPLTLKPVVVAYMITMAMIMPASGWLADRYGSRKVYFTAILAFVVGSFLCACSGTPTQLVMARVVQGAGASMLLPVGRLTVLRTVPPSAFISALAFIAIGGQIGPIFGPVLGGVFVETLSWHWIFLINVPVGLVGMWAVRRHMPAQARDDTPPFDFVGCLLLATWLVAFSTALDVPADTHAGAWAAGLLALSALAAVGYCLHARRRSNPLFPLSLFRETNYTVGIAGNLVCRIGAAAVPFLLPLMMQLGMGYTPLHSGLMLVPVAAAGAVSKSWVSPLLKRYGYSRFLIANTLFVGFWIISFALFSRDWPLWLQIVQLAAFGLGNSMQYSAMNSVTLTSLSPQQAGPGNSLFSMFQMVAMGLGVTVGGALVTLLAGPERHLAPAFAWSFVCVGLITWLSALVWRRLDGGKLAAGLNPA, encoded by the coding sequence ATGCCACGATCCAATACCCATGCCCCCTTACTATGGATCGTCGCCGCCGGCTTTTTCATGCAGACGCTGGACACCACCATCGTCAACACGGCATTGCCCGCCATCGCCCGGGATCTGGGCGTCCCACCGCTGACCTTGAAGCCCGTGGTCGTGGCGTACATGATCACCATGGCGATGATCATGCCGGCTTCCGGCTGGCTGGCCGATCGCTATGGCAGCCGCAAGGTTTACTTCACCGCGATCCTGGCGTTCGTGGTGGGGTCTTTTCTCTGCGCCTGTTCCGGCACGCCCACCCAGCTGGTCATGGCGCGCGTGGTGCAAGGCGCCGGGGCGTCCATGCTGCTGCCTGTCGGAAGGCTGACGGTGCTGCGCACGGTGCCGCCCTCGGCGTTCATTTCGGCCCTGGCGTTCATCGCCATCGGCGGGCAGATCGGGCCCATCTTCGGCCCGGTGCTGGGCGGCGTCTTCGTCGAAACCTTGAGCTGGCACTGGATTTTCCTGATCAATGTGCCCGTCGGCCTGGTCGGCATGTGGGCCGTCCGCCGCCATATGCCGGCGCAGGCGCGCGACGACACGCCGCCGTTCGACTTCGTCGGCTGCCTGCTCCTGGCAACGTGGCTGGTGGCGTTCTCCACGGCGCTGGACGTCCCCGCGGACACGCACGCGGGCGCCTGGGCCGCCGGCCTGCTGGCGCTGAGCGCGCTGGCTGCCGTGGGCTATTGCCTGCACGCGCGTCGCCGCAGCAATCCGCTCTTCCCCCTGAGCCTGTTCCGCGAGACGAACTACACCGTCGGCATCGCCGGCAACCTGGTCTGCCGGATCGGTGCCGCAGCGGTGCCGTTCCTGCTGCCGTTGATGATGCAGCTGGGCATGGGCTACACGCCTTTGCACTCCGGACTGATGCTGGTCCCCGTCGCCGCCGCCGGGGCCGTATCCAAATCGTGGGTATCGCCATTGCTCAAGCGCTATGGCTATTCCCGCTTTCTTATCGCCAATACGCTGTTCGTCGGCTTCTGGATCATTTCCTTTGCCCTGTTCTCGCGCGACTGGCCGCTTTGGCTGCAGATCGTGCAACTGGCCGCCTTCGGACTGGGCAACTCCATGCAGTACTCGGCCATGAACAGCGTCACGCTGACGTCGCTGAGCCCGCAGCAGGCGGGTCCTGGCAACAGCCTTTTCTCGATGTTCCAGATGGTGGCGATGGGATTGGGCGTGACGGTGGGCGGCGCCTTGGTCACGCTGCTCGCGGGACCCGAGCGGCACCTGGCGCCGGCCTTTGCCTGGTCCTTCGTCTGCGTGGGCCTGATTACCTGGCTGTCGGCGCTGGTATGGCGGCGGCTGGACGGCGGCAAGCTTGCCGCCGGGCTCAATCCCGCCTGA
- a CDS encoding Bug family tripartite tricarboxylate transporter substrate binding protein: MNRREFTATAAAALCLGAGRSALAQGSYPDKALTFIVPYPAGGAADQFARPFAQALNERLHQAVIIENRPGANGNIGSAYAAKRLPADGYTLLLGSTSTLAINPHIYPSMGYSPLDDLQPVTLTHRMPNVLVVGAQTPYRTVADLVAAAKQRPGKLEYGSAGIGNTMHMAAELFQLRAGIRLLHIPYKGGPEALNDLLGGRVPMMFHNLPAIVALVNSGKLRALAIADDKPSPLLPGVPTMAQAGIADATSVVWNGILVRRGTSTEIVERLARDMGAVLADPGFRGNLTAQGYEILSSTPAEFDALLRRDYAAMGELVKRANIRME, from the coding sequence ATGAATCGTCGCGAATTCACCGCCACGGCCGCCGCGGCCTTGTGCCTTGGCGCGGGGCGGTCCGCCCTGGCGCAGGGAAGCTATCCCGACAAGGCCCTGACCTTTATCGTTCCGTATCCGGCCGGGGGTGCCGCGGATCAGTTCGCCCGCCCTTTCGCCCAGGCGCTGAACGAACGCCTGCACCAGGCCGTCATCATCGAAAACCGTCCCGGCGCCAATGGCAACATCGGTTCGGCATACGCGGCAAAGCGGCTGCCCGCCGACGGCTATACGCTGTTGCTCGGGTCCACCAGCACGCTGGCGATCAATCCCCACATCTATCCGTCGATGGGTTATTCGCCGCTGGATGACCTGCAACCGGTCACGCTGACGCATCGCATGCCCAACGTGCTGGTCGTGGGCGCGCAGACGCCCTATCGCACCGTGGCCGACCTGGTCGCCGCCGCGAAGCAACGTCCCGGCAAACTGGAATATGGCTCGGCCGGGATCGGCAACACCATGCATATGGCGGCGGAGCTTTTCCAGCTGCGTGCCGGCATACGCCTGCTGCATATTCCCTATAAAGGCGGCCCGGAAGCGCTGAACGATCTGCTGGGGGGCCGCGTTCCCATGATGTTCCACAATCTGCCCGCGATCGTGGCCCTGGTGAACAGCGGCAAGCTGCGCGCCCTGGCCATCGCCGATGACAAACCGTCGCCCCTGCTGCCGGGCGTTCCCACCATGGCGCAGGCGGGCATCGCCGACGCCACATCGGTGGTCTGGAACGGCATCCTGGTGCGGCGCGGCACCTCGACGGAGATCGTCGAACGCCTGGCCCGCGACATGGGCGCCGTGCTCGCGGACCCGGGGTTCCGCGGCAATCTGACCGCGCAGGGCTACGAAATCCTCTCGTCCACACCCGCCGAATTCGACGCACTGCTGCGCAGGGACTACGCCGCCATGGGCGAACTGGTCAAACGCGCCAACATCAGAATGGAATGA
- a CDS encoding HpcH/HpaI aldolase family protein — MATTPDLLSNPFRQRLAQPGVPLGTWLMSGATSTAEAMGRAGFDWLLLDLEHVPVDDALALYTLQAIAGTPACPIVRLPANDPVRVKRALDMGAGTLMFPFIDTPEQAALAVAHSKYPPQGIRGFAAVHRASGYGTTPDYGARANDSVFTVIQLETPRAIENLEAIAAVPGVDALFLGPGDLSANMGHIGNITHPEVAAVIADVARRSQAVGIPCGIVGPTPEVVGRFLELGYRFVAVASDMGMMMRQATAFVQAIRPNLARHFDSTVY, encoded by the coding sequence ATGGCCACCACGCCCGACCTGCTCTCCAACCCTTTCCGCCAGCGGCTCGCCCAACCGGGGGTTCCGCTCGGCACCTGGCTGATGTCCGGCGCCACCAGTACGGCAGAGGCCATGGGCCGGGCCGGTTTCGACTGGCTCCTGCTGGACCTGGAACACGTGCCCGTGGACGATGCGCTGGCGCTGTATACCCTGCAGGCGATCGCCGGCACGCCGGCCTGCCCCATCGTCCGGCTGCCGGCCAACGACCCGGTGCGCGTGAAGCGGGCGCTGGACATGGGCGCCGGCACGCTGATGTTTCCCTTCATCGATACCCCCGAGCAGGCGGCGCTCGCGGTCGCCCATTCGAAATATCCGCCGCAGGGAATACGCGGCTTCGCCGCCGTGCATCGCGCCAGCGGCTATGGCACGACGCCGGACTACGGCGCGCGGGCCAACGACTCCGTGTTCACCGTTATCCAGCTGGAAACGCCGCGGGCGATCGAAAACCTGGAAGCCATCGCCGCCGTTCCCGGCGTGGACGCGCTGTTTTTGGGCCCTGGCGATCTGTCGGCCAATATGGGCCACATCGGCAACATCACGCATCCGGAAGTCGCCGCGGTCATCGCGGATGTCGCCCGCCGAAGCCAGGCCGTGGGCATTCCCTGCGGCATCGTCGGCCCGACGCCCGAAGTGGTGGGGCGTTTCCTCGAACTGGGCTATCGCTTCGTGGCGGTGGCCTCGGACATGGGAATGATGATGCGGCAGGCCACCGCCTTCGTCCAGGCCATACGGCCGAATCTCGCCCGGCACTTCGACAGCACCGTCTATTGA
- the araD gene encoding L-arabinonate dehydratase, giving the protein MSSDTRKTLDSLRSQRWFATDNIRGFAHRQRMQQQGLNRDEFMGRPVIGILNTWSELSPCHAHLRERAAAVKRGVLQAGGYPLELPALSLGEVMVKPTTMMYRNFLAIEAEELLRSLPLDGAVLMGGCDKTTPGLVMGALSMDLPVIFCPAGTMLNDRYQGQTVGAGTHTRKYWDEYAAGNIQQREWIALEAKMTRTPGTCNTMGTASTMTAIVEAMGLSLPGASSIPAMDAAHSRMAWACGQRIVDLVWEDLRPSRLLTGESLRNAAVAYMALGGSTNAAVHLPAMAGRAGLKLGLDELDAIARQVPVLANLFPSGNRLMEDFHYAGGLPALLNKLRSHLSLDALTVTGLTLGDNIAGIECQDHDVIRDPDNPVVPAAPDCPESGMALAVLRGNLCPDGAVIKPSAATPALLRHTGRALVFDSNEAMLAAMDDPGLDVDADTVLVLRNGGPIGAPGMPEWGNLPIPKKLLRQGVRDMLRLSDSRMSGTHYGTCVLHISPESAVGGPLALLRSGDRITLDIGARRLDMDVSQAELQARRAAWRPPERGYARGYARLYQEQVTQAHEGCDFAFLQGSAPTPEPPIY; this is encoded by the coding sequence ATGAGCTCCGACACGCGCAAGACCCTCGACTCCCTGCGCAGCCAGCGATGGTTCGCCACGGACAACATCCGCGGCTTCGCCCATCGCCAGCGCATGCAGCAGCAAGGCTTGAACCGCGATGAGTTCATGGGCCGGCCCGTCATCGGCATCCTGAACACCTGGAGCGAACTGTCGCCCTGCCACGCCCATCTGCGCGAGCGCGCGGCGGCCGTCAAGCGCGGCGTCCTGCAGGCGGGAGGCTATCCGCTGGAACTGCCCGCGCTGAGCCTGGGCGAAGTCATGGTCAAGCCCACCACCATGATGTACCGCAACTTCCTGGCCATCGAGGCCGAGGAATTGCTGCGCAGCCTGCCCCTGGACGGCGCGGTGCTGATGGGCGGCTGCGACAAGACCACACCGGGCCTGGTCATGGGCGCGCTGTCCATGGACCTGCCCGTCATCTTCTGTCCCGCCGGCACGATGCTGAACGACCGCTACCAAGGACAGACCGTGGGTGCCGGTACGCATACGCGCAAGTACTGGGACGAATACGCGGCGGGCAACATCCAGCAGCGGGAATGGATCGCGCTGGAAGCAAAGATGACCCGCACGCCCGGCACGTGCAATACGATGGGCACGGCCAGCACGATGACGGCCATTGTCGAAGCCATGGGCTTGTCCCTGCCCGGCGCCAGCAGCATTCCGGCCATGGATGCCGCCCACTCGCGCATGGCATGGGCCTGCGGCCAACGCATCGTCGATCTGGTGTGGGAAGACCTGCGGCCCTCGCGCCTGTTGACCGGGGAGTCGCTGCGCAACGCCGCGGTCGCCTATATGGCCCTGGGCGGCTCGACCAACGCGGCGGTCCATCTGCCGGCCATGGCCGGCCGGGCCGGGTTGAAGCTGGGACTCGATGAATTGGACGCCATCGCCAGGCAGGTCCCGGTGCTTGCCAATCTCTTCCCCTCCGGCAATCGCTTGATGGAAGATTTCCACTATGCCGGGGGGCTGCCTGCCCTGCTGAACAAGCTGCGGTCCCATCTGTCGCTGGACGCCCTGACCGTCACAGGCCTTACCCTGGGCGACAACATCGCCGGCATCGAATGCCAGGATCACGACGTGATCCGCGATCCGGATAACCCCGTGGTGCCCGCCGCGCCGGACTGCCCGGAATCCGGCATGGCCCTGGCGGTCCTGCGCGGCAACCTGTGCCCCGATGGCGCGGTGATCAAGCCCTCCGCCGCGACACCCGCGTTGCTGCGCCATACCGGCCGCGCGCTGGTCTTCGATTCGAACGAGGCCATGCTCGCCGCCATGGACGATCCCGGCCTGGACGTCGACGCCGACACGGTGCTGGTGTTGCGCAATGGCGGGCCGATCGGCGCGCCCGGCATGCCGGAATGGGGCAACCTGCCGATCCCCAAGAAACTGCTGCGCCAGGGCGTACGCGACATGCTGCGCCTGTCCGATTCGCGCATGAGCGGCACCCACTACGGCACCTGCGTCCTGCATATCTCGCCCGAGTCGGCCGTGGGCGGTCCGCTGGCGCTGCTGCGTTCCGGGGACCGTATCACGCTGGACATCGGCGCGCGGCGGCTGGACATGGACGTGTCCCAGGCGGAGCTGCAGGCCCGGCGCGCCGCGTGGCGGCCGCCGGAACGCGGCTACGCCCGCGGCTACGCCAGGCTTTACCAGGAGCAGGTCACCCAGGCTCACGAAGGCTGCGACTTCGCATTCCTGCAAGGCAGCGCGCCGACCCCCGAACCCCCGATCTACTGA
- a CDS encoding tripartite tricarboxylate transporter substrate binding protein — MPFPAPPRRRPRAFRAAPIAFALLALAGLAAPAARAQEDFPARPVTMIVPFGPGGTSDIMARILQKALTDTLGKAVVIENRAGAGGAIGMSELARAPRDGYTVGLSVVGPEAIQPAIRNTGYTPDSFDHICGTYAVPLMMMVPQSSPWHSVRDVVEAARRKPGTLNYGSSGTGTVLHLSMQGLMDLAGASALHVPYKSSGDMVTGLMGGQIDVFNETPTVSRQYKLRPLAVFDDRRLPAYPDVPTATELGYPITSTVWGGLIAPRGVPAAVRAKLEAACDRAVHTQAYQDAAAKLDTPLVYKDGAAFADFVKAEYGRYGALVRKMGLDKQ; from the coding sequence ATGCCATTTCCCGCCCCACCCCGCCGCCGGCCGCGCGCATTTCGCGCCGCGCCCATCGCTTTCGCGCTGCTGGCGCTCGCCGGCCTTGCGGCACCCGCGGCGCGCGCGCAGGAGGATTTCCCCGCCCGCCCCGTGACCATGATCGTGCCCTTCGGCCCGGGCGGCACCTCGGACATCATGGCCCGCATCCTGCAGAAGGCGTTGACCGATACGCTGGGCAAGGCGGTCGTCATCGAGAACCGCGCCGGGGCGGGCGGGGCCATCGGCATGTCGGAACTGGCACGGGCTCCGCGCGACGGCTACACCGTCGGCCTGAGCGTGGTGGGGCCGGAGGCCATCCAACCCGCCATCCGCAACACCGGCTATACGCCGGACAGCTTCGACCATATCTGCGGCACCTATGCCGTGCCGCTGATGATGATGGTGCCCCAGTCTTCGCCCTGGCATAGCGTGCGCGATGTGGTGGAAGCCGCGCGGCGCAAGCCCGGCACGCTGAACTACGGATCCTCGGGCACGGGTACCGTCCTGCACCTGTCGATGCAGGGCCTGATGGACCTGGCCGGCGCCAGCGCCCTGCACGTTCCGTACAAGAGCTCCGGCGACATGGTCACCGGCCTGATGGGCGGACAGATCGACGTCTTCAATGAAACGCCTACCGTTTCGCGCCAGTACAAGCTGCGTCCGTTGGCGGTATTCGACGACCGGCGCCTGCCTGCCTATCCGGATGTGCCGACCGCGACGGAACTCGGCTATCCCATTACGTCCACGGTATGGGGTGGGCTGATCGCGCCGCGCGGGGTGCCCGCCGCCGTGCGCGCGAAGCTGGAAGCCGCCTGCGATCGCGCCGTCCATACCCAGGCCTACCAGGACGCCGCCGCCAAGCTGGACACGCCGCTCGTCTACAAGGACGGCGCCGCGTTCGCGGATTTCGTCAAGGCGGAATATGGGCGTTATGGCGCGCTGGTGCGCAAGATGGGACTGGACAAACAGTAG
- a CDS encoding tripartite tricarboxylate transporter substrate binding protein gives MTLLSRLAGALACACAIAGAHAAPDNFPDRSIRFIIPWNAGGSNDIAARELQQIVAEQQKITLIVENAPGATGAIGLGKVAASPPDGYVVGMGTSSTLAQIAQNLTPLRNEQFAHIARVSTDPLILLVPKDGPANLEEFLAHMKQNPGKVSIGTPGTNNLNHIFAEMTARAAGVGYVNVPYPGGSRVIADLAGRQIQAAVLKPSESKGQIDAGYVRPIAVFSNERLQVYPDVPTFKEKGYDVYPYGPLVQMAYVVAPAGIPPQVRQRLIDIFSQAIQSEKFKTFAQQNGFLVDDMKGQALDTEVRDVQATLNSVATKVFKH, from the coding sequence ATGACCTTGCTATCCCGACTGGCAGGCGCCCTGGCGTGCGCCTGCGCCATCGCCGGCGCGCACGCCGCGCCCGACAATTTCCCCGACCGCAGCATCCGGTTCATCATTCCGTGGAACGCCGGGGGATCGAACGACATCGCCGCACGCGAACTGCAGCAGATCGTCGCCGAACAACAGAAAATCACCCTGATCGTCGAAAACGCGCCGGGCGCCACCGGCGCGATCGGCCTGGGCAAGGTGGCGGCGTCGCCGCCCGACGGCTACGTCGTCGGCATGGGCACCAGTTCGACCCTGGCGCAGATCGCGCAGAACCTGACGCCGCTGCGCAACGAACAGTTCGCCCATATCGCCCGCGTATCGACCGACCCGCTGATCCTGCTCGTGCCCAAGGACGGCCCCGCCAACCTGGAGGAATTCCTGGCCCACATGAAGCAGAACCCGGGCAAGGTATCCATCGGCACGCCGGGCACCAACAACCTGAACCACATCTTCGCCGAGATGACCGCGCGCGCGGCGGGCGTGGGCTATGTCAACGTGCCCTATCCCGGCGGTTCGCGCGTCATCGCCGACCTGGCGGGCAGGCAGATCCAGGCCGCGGTGCTCAAGCCCTCGGAAAGCAAGGGCCAGATCGACGCGGGCTATGTGCGGCCGATCGCCGTCTTCAGCAACGAACGGCTGCAGGTCTACCCCGATGTGCCGACGTTCAAGGAAAAGGGCTACGACGTTTATCCGTACGGCCCGCTGGTGCAGATGGCCTATGTCGTCGCCCCCGCCGGCATCCCGCCCCAGGTGCGCCAGCGCCTGATCGATATCTTCTCGCAGGCCATCCAGAGCGAGAAGTTCAAGACCTTCGCCCAGCAGAACGGCTTCCTGGTCGACGACATGAAAGGCCAGGCGCTGGACACCGAAGTCCGCGATGTCCAGGCCACGCTGAACAGCGTGGCAACCAAGGTTTTCAAGCACTGA